GACGCTTCGCCCTTCCCGCCCCGTCCGCGCCGCAGCCTCCCTGCTGCTCGTTGCCCTGCTCGCCGCATGCGGCGGCGACAAGGACGATGACGCGCCGCCGCCTGTTGCCGAGACGCCGCCCCCGGCCGAAACGCCCGCGCAGCCGCCCGCCCCCGTGCAGGTCGCGTTCATGCCCGACATTCACTTTCACGACGTCTACGCGGACTTCAAGGACGGCTCGTTCCCCGGCATCCCTAACCCGAAGGCCGGCGACAACGCGACCATCCGCACGATGTACGCGCAACTGACGTCCACGCGCCTCTTCAACGAAAACTACTTCGCCTTCCTGGCCGCGCTGGACGACGCCGTCAAGCGCGGCGTGAAGTACATCGCGCTGCCGGGCGACTTCTCGGATGACGGCCAGCCCGTGCATATGCGCGGCCTGGTCAAGATCATGGACGAGTATTCGAAGAAGCACGGCATCCAGTTCTTTGCCGCGCCGGGCAACCATGATCCCAACCGGCCGTTCAACCAGCCGGCGGGCAAGGGCGACTACCTTGGCCTGGATCCCGTGACGGGCGCGATCGGCTTTTCGCAGCCGATCTACAGCCGCGGCGCCAACGTCTGCAACACCGCCTATGGCGGCGATTGGACGCGCATCGGCAACACGTATTGCACCGAGGAAGTGCTGCACATGGGCTACTCGGGCATCACGACCGCGCTCGAGCAGCATGGCTTCATGCCACAGCCGCAGAACGTGTATTACGAAACCCCGTACAGCACCTACAAGTACGAAGATTACGATTACGCCACGGCGGTCTCGCAAGCCAACTGGATCAACCGCCAGTACGAAATCTGCGCCGAAGGCACCGGCGGCCCGAACAAGCCGCAGAACTACACGCTGTGCAAGATGGTGCCCGACACGTCGTACGTGGTCGAACCCGTCGAGGGCGTGTGGCTGGTGGGCCTGGATGCCAACGTCTACGTGCCGACGGGTCCGGGCGCCAACGACTTCACTGGCTCGGGCGATCAGGGCTACAACAAGATGCTGACCCACAAGGCGCACGTGATCACGTGGCTGACCGACGTGGTGGCGCGCGGCGAGGCGCAAGGCAAGCAGGTCATCGCGTTCAGCCACTTCCCAATGTCCGAGTTCTTCAATGGCGCCTCCGACGACATCGAGGCGCTGCTCGGCGCCAACAAAATGCAGATGATCCGCCGTCCCGCCGAGAACACCACCCGCGCGCTGGCCGAGACCGGTTTGAAGGTGCACGTGGGCGGCCACATGCACTTCAACGACATGGCGCTGCGCAACTACGGCGGCGACCACGCGCTCTTCAACATCCAGGCGCCCTCGATGGCCGCCTATGTGCCCGCATACAAGCTCATGACGCTGCAGAGCGCGGACGAGATCGAAGTGCAGACCATCCGGCTCGACAAGGTGCCGCGCTTCGACGAACTGTTCGACCTGTACCGCGCCGAAAACGCTTACGACGTGCCGCCGCGCTGGAACGTGTCCATCCTGGACGCCAAGGACTATGGCGACTTCACCTACCGCTACATGAGCGAACTGGTGCGACTGCGTCTGCTGAACGACGACTGGCGCTGCGAGATGCGCGAACTGGTCAAGAGCCCGTTGACGGGCGCCGACCTGCTGGCGCTGTCGCAATTGCAGACGACGGTCACGCTCAAGGAACTGGCGAACACCGGCGATCAGAACAACCTGACGCCCGCGTTCTTTGCGTGCCTGTTCGACGCCGGCGGCAGCGGCGCCAGCAACCCGGCCTATGCCGCGGATGCCGCCAACGCGCAGACCCGCGCGCAAGCCCTGGCGCAGGCCAACGGCATGCAGTTGGCGGACTTCGCGCAATGGACGGCGCTGGAGATGGCAGGCGACTTCGTGCGCCTGGCCAATGCGGGCGACCTGGCATTCGCCGACATCCCCGCGCAGCGCGCCAGCCAGTACAAGCTGCTGGCCCAGGCACTTGCCCAGACCAACGCCGCCGTGCAGATGAACGGCAACAGCGTCAGCAACGCCACGACGCCGGCAGACCTGTTCAAGGCGCGCTTCAAGCCGCTGATGGCGATCATGCTGAAGCTGGCCAACGGCGCACCGTCCGAGCACATCCGCCTTGACCTGACGACCAACAGCATCGTCAACCTGTCCAACCAGCCTTCGCCGTTCTAGTCCGGTTTCACGTGCCCTGAAAGGCCAACGGCCCGCTGATCAAGCGGGCCGTTTTTCGTTGGCGGCGCGGCCGAGGGCGCGCGAGCCGTGCGCGCTCACCCCTGCCCGGCGCGGCCGCCCGCGCGCATGTCCCGCGGCGTCACGCCGAAGCGCTGCTTGAACAGCCGGCTGAAATGCGAAGGATGAGAGAAACCCACCTGGTATGCCAGCTCGGCAATGCCGCGATGACGATGCCGCGCGTCCAGCAGCAGTTCGCGGCACCGGTCCAGCCGCTGCTCGAAGATGAACGACTCCACCGACAGCCCGCCCGCGCGCAGGATGCGGTGCAGATAGGCAACCGACACGCCGCAGCCCTGCGCCACCCGCGCGGGCGATAGATCCGGGTCCGCGAGATGCTGGCGAATGTAGGCCAGCACGCGCGTACGGTGCGCCACGGTGACGCTGCTGTCCGCCTCCGAGACCTGTCCGTGTCCCGGCTGCACCAGGAAGAGCACGATGAGGTCGATCAGGCGCTCGCCCAGTTCGGCCGCCTCGGTATCGGTCCAGCCGTCCATGCCTTTGAACAGGTGATCCATGTAGCCGGCCAGCAGCGCGCCGCGCGGCGACCCGTCGTC
The DNA window shown above is from Achromobacter spanius and carries:
- a CDS encoding helix-turn-helix domain-containing protein — protein: MSDTEFAISASAGADRRDQWRAALADAFGPFEVHGGKPGHFAGHVRYARRASLQFNDLHYQGQRLERTPGNVSRLDREFYTFGLPLAGPLAVRQQGREFQVEPGCVYLMNQSLPYQATANGAAGYRSLSVSFPRSALSQRDSRIGAFYKLRTDDGSPRGALLAGYMDHLFKGMDGWTDTEAAELGERLIDLIVLFLVQPGHGQVSEADSSVTVAHRTRVLAYIRQHLADPDLSPARVAQGCGVSVAYLHRILRAGGLSVESFIFEQRLDRCRELLLDARHRHRGIAELAYQVGFSHPSHFSRLFKQRFGVTPRDMRAGGRAGQG
- a CDS encoding metallophosphoesterase; translated protein: MTLRPSRPVRAAASLLLVALLAACGGDKDDDAPPPVAETPPPAETPAQPPAPVQVAFMPDIHFHDVYADFKDGSFPGIPNPKAGDNATIRTMYAQLTSTRLFNENYFAFLAALDDAVKRGVKYIALPGDFSDDGQPVHMRGLVKIMDEYSKKHGIQFFAAPGNHDPNRPFNQPAGKGDYLGLDPVTGAIGFSQPIYSRGANVCNTAYGGDWTRIGNTYCTEEVLHMGYSGITTALEQHGFMPQPQNVYYETPYSTYKYEDYDYATAVSQANWINRQYEICAEGTGGPNKPQNYTLCKMVPDTSYVVEPVEGVWLVGLDANVYVPTGPGANDFTGSGDQGYNKMLTHKAHVITWLTDVVARGEAQGKQVIAFSHFPMSEFFNGASDDIEALLGANKMQMIRRPAENTTRALAETGLKVHVGGHMHFNDMALRNYGGDHALFNIQAPSMAAYVPAYKLMTLQSADEIEVQTIRLDKVPRFDELFDLYRAENAYDVPPRWNVSILDAKDYGDFTYRYMSELVRLRLLNDDWRCEMRELVKSPLTGADLLALSQLQTTVTLKELANTGDQNNLTPAFFACLFDAGGSGASNPAYAADAANAQTRAQALAQANGMQLADFAQWTALEMAGDFVRLANAGDLAFADIPAQRASQYKLLAQALAQTNAAVQMNGNSVSNATTPADLFKARFKPLMAIMLKLANGAPSEHIRLDLTTNSIVNLSNQPSPF